The Cottoperca gobio chromosome 6, fCotGob3.1, whole genome shotgun sequence genome has a segment encoding these proteins:
- the mterf2 gene encoding LOW QUALITY PROTEIN: transcription termination factor 2, mitochondrial (The sequence of the model RefSeq protein was modified relative to this genomic sequence to represent the inferred CDS: deleted 1 base in 1 codon) — protein MLRLIATSLCLRCQRATALPLHLRPCATLSSAENQQTVEALYDLSVDIQKVRKLKGWVLHQSPAYTKEVADLLKDMGASGFVIARILAVHPEAVLCHPEQMQAQKELWMSVCPKQKELVGIIENFPASFFTSSSHHDNQRNNIAFFQSLSLNKRIIAKLMASTPQSFSRPVEQNEVMVRTLQQAYQELGGEEANMKIWLQKLLTQNPFVLIKPPEVLRQNLRFLRHKGFSTAELLRLLSKLRGFVTELNPDSMRRTLAYSQETMGCSEGELRDIILNCPALLYYPDVILAERFKGLLSAGISMSQIKETPTVLELTTQIVNHRIQQLRVHGYDVRTGSLEVLNGTKKDFEMSYGKLQLRRERPLFNPVAPLKVDD, from the exons ATGTTGCGCTTGATCGCAACATCCCTGTGCCTCCGGTGCCAACGTGCCACAGCTTTACCTTTACACCTAAGACCATGTGCAACACTGAGCTCAGCAGAGAACCAGCAGACCGTGGAGGCTCTCTATGATCTCTCTGTGGACATCCAGAAGGTCCGGAAACTTAAAGGATGGGTCCTGCATCAGAGCCCAGCCTATACAAAGGAAGTAGCTGATCTGCTGAAGGACATGGGAGCCTCGGGCTTTGTCATTGCCCGGATCCTCGCAGTTCACCCTGAGGCGGTCCTCTGTCACCCAGAGCAGATGCAGGCTCAGAAGGAGCTGTGGATGTCTGTGTGCCCGAAACAGAAAGAGCTGGTTGGTATCATTGAGAATTTCCCAGCCTCCTTCTTCACCTCGTCAAGCCACCAC GACAACCAGCGGAACAACATCGCTTTCTTCCAGAGCTTAAGCCTCAACAAGCGAATCATCGCTAAGCTCATGGCCAGCACTCCCCAGAGCTTCAGTCGGCCAGTAGAGCAGAACGAGGTAATGGTGCGCACCCTCCAGCAGGCCTACCAGGAGCTTGGCGGGGAGGAGGCCAACATGAAGATCTGGCTTCAGAAGCTGCTGACTCAGAACCCGTTTGTTCTAATTAAGCCCCCCGAGGTGCTGAGGCAGAACCTGCGCTTCCTGAGACACAAGGGCTTCAGCACGGCCGagctcctccgcctcctctccaAACTCAGGGGCTTTGTCACCGAGCTGAACCCGGACAGCATGCGCCGCACCCTGGCGTACTCGCAGGAAACCATGGGCTGTTCCGAGGGAGAGTTGCGGGACATCATCCTAAACTGCCCGGCTCTGCTTTACTACCCTGACGTTATTCTGGCTGAGCGCTTTAAGGGCCTTCTCAGCGCTGGAATCAGCATGTCTCAAATTAAAGAGACTCCAACCGTTTTGGAGCTGACCACGCAGATAGTTAATCATCGCATCCAGCAACTGAGGGTGCATGGTTATGACGTAAGAACAGGTAGTTTGGAGGTCCTAAATGGCACTAAGAAGGACTTTGAGATGAGCTATGGAAAACTACAGCTACGTAGAGAGAGACCACTGTTTAACCCTGTCGCGCCTTTAAAAGTAGACGACTAA